A window of the Isosphaera pallida ATCC 43644 genome harbors these coding sequences:
- a CDS encoding ligase-associated DNA damage response exonuclease, with translation MDATILEVSDRGLYCRAGDFFIDPWRPVDRAVLTHAHADHAAAGCQRYLTTPQGCFPLRVRLGGQAVIDTLRLGESLSVGRARVSLHPAGHILGSAQVRVEVAGQVAVVSGDYKTGDDDATCAPFEPIRCHLFISESTFALPIYRWRPQAEVFDAINAWWRANRDQGRACLLYGYALGKAQRLLSGLDASIGPIVLHGSIATLTQAYRDAGVILPPTTRVSDHPPGFDYGKAGAIVLAPPSAHGTPWTRRFGETQSAFASGWMTIRGARRRRGVDRGFVLSDHADWPGLLEAIDATGAETVALTHGYAAVLARHLAQQGRNAVVLATAYRGEEGAVEPTHDQELDPAPPNNGVSVPSSIEIGSVVDQTGTEPDASRNPSPARSCRSARASIERPAGEGKIA, from the coding sequence ATGGACGCGACGATCCTAGAGGTGAGCGACCGCGGCCTTTACTGTCGGGCCGGGGATTTTTTCATTGATCCCTGGCGGCCTGTGGATCGGGCGGTGTTGACCCACGCCCACGCCGACCACGCTGCTGCCGGTTGCCAACGCTACCTGACCACTCCTCAGGGATGCTTTCCCCTGCGGGTCCGCCTGGGAGGACAGGCCGTTATTGACACGCTGCGTTTGGGGGAGTCGTTGAGCGTGGGCCGGGCCCGAGTCTCGCTCCACCCCGCAGGGCACATCCTGGGGTCCGCTCAGGTCAGGGTCGAGGTGGCGGGACAAGTCGCGGTCGTCTCGGGCGACTACAAAACTGGCGACGACGACGCGACCTGCGCCCCCTTCGAACCCATCCGCTGCCATCTCTTCATCAGCGAATCCACCTTCGCCCTGCCGATTTATCGTTGGCGTCCCCAGGCGGAGGTCTTCGACGCCATCAACGCCTGGTGGCGAGCCAATCGGGATCAGGGACGAGCTTGCCTGCTCTACGGATATGCCTTAGGCAAAGCGCAACGGTTGCTCTCGGGCTTGGATGCGTCGATTGGTCCGATCGTGCTGCACGGCTCGATTGCCACGTTGACCCAAGCCTACCGCGACGCCGGCGTGATCCTTCCCCCCACGACCCGGGTGAGCGACCATCCCCCGGGTTTCGACTACGGCAAAGCCGGCGCGATCGTGCTGGCTCCTCCCTCGGCACACGGAACTCCTTGGACTCGTCGGTTCGGCGAGACCCAATCGGCGTTCGCCTCAGGGTGGATGACAATCCGAGGCGCGCGGCGACGGCGTGGGGTCGATCGCGGCTTCGTCCTATCCGACCACGCCGATTGGCCAGGCTTATTGGAGGCGATCGACGCGACCGGAGCCGAAACCGTCGCACTCACCCACGGTTACGCCGCCGTCCTGGCGCGACACCTTGCCCAACAGGGTCGCAACGCCGTGGTCCTAGCCACCGCCTACCGTGGCGAAGAGGGAGCCGTGGAACCCACGCATGACCAGGAACTGGACCCCGCGCCTCCCAATAACGGCGTTTCCGTTCCATCGTCGATCGAGATCGGTTCGGTCGTTGATCAAACGGGAACGGAACCCGACGCGAGTCGAAATCCTTCTCCAGCCCGTTCGTGTCGTTCCGCTCGGGCCTCCATCGAGCGACCGGCGGGGGAGGGCAAAATCGCATGA
- a CDS encoding ATP-dependent DNA ligase: MKEFAALYLELDATTRTLDKIAALKRYLQKSEPADAAWAVFFLTGRTLPKVVGSGRLRQWAAQEAGIEPWLFQECYDAVGDLAETIALILPPPTQRREEPLRWWVETMLEPLRDRDEEEKCRAVIEAWRSLDASERFVWNKLLTGAFRVGVARRLVVRALAETLAIAPDVMEHRLMGPWRPEPEFFTRLTQTEGEEAQTAARVRPYPFCLAHALETASALLASPLGRNDPVGLIQAALGPVDQWVAEWKWDGIRGQWIKRQGVHALWTRGEELVTDRYPELAAIADRLPDGLVLDGELLPWRDNRPLAFGVLQTRIGRKHVTKSVLKTAPVIFLAFDLLEWDGEDWRERPLEQRRARLAEVVARVDRAELLRLSPQVEASSWEELALRRAEARQHGAEGLMLKRRGSPYRVGRVKGDWWKWKVDPLTIDAVLVAAQRGSGKRASLYSDQTFAVWDDQGRLVPIAKAYSGLDDHELKEVDAWIRAHARESFGPVRSVEPVLVFELGFEGLQRSSRHKSGVATRFPRILRWRRDKRPEQADNLATLLALLPPEPASPTKAGPVSQTRARVENQPRPALARSRSRIAPPVVRPLFNLDDPEQVEGTEPPRSS, encoded by the coding sequence ATGAAGGAGTTCGCCGCACTCTATCTTGAGTTGGATGCCACCACCCGCACGCTCGACAAGATCGCCGCGTTGAAGCGTTACCTTCAGAAGTCCGAGCCGGCCGACGCGGCCTGGGCGGTTTTCTTCCTAACAGGACGCACATTGCCTAAGGTGGTTGGTTCGGGTCGCCTGCGCCAGTGGGCTGCCCAGGAAGCCGGCATCGAGCCTTGGTTGTTTCAGGAGTGTTATGACGCCGTAGGCGACCTCGCTGAAACCATCGCCTTGATCCTGCCGCCACCAACCCAGCGCCGTGAGGAACCTCTACGCTGGTGGGTGGAGACCATGCTGGAGCCGTTACGCGACCGCGACGAGGAGGAGAAGTGTCGGGCGGTGATCGAAGCCTGGAGAAGTCTGGACGCCTCCGAGCGATTCGTCTGGAACAAGTTGCTTACCGGAGCCTTCCGGGTCGGCGTCGCGCGGCGATTGGTGGTCCGGGCTTTGGCCGAAACCCTCGCCATCGCTCCCGACGTGATGGAACATCGCTTGATGGGTCCGTGGCGTCCCGAGCCGGAGTTCTTCACTCGCCTCACCCAAACCGAGGGCGAGGAGGCCCAGACCGCGGCCCGAGTCCGACCTTATCCATTCTGTTTGGCCCATGCGTTAGAAACGGCCTCGGCGTTGTTGGCTTCGCCTTTGGGACGGAACGACCCCGTTGGGCTCATCCAAGCGGCGCTTGGTCCAGTCGACCAATGGGTGGCGGAATGGAAGTGGGACGGGATTCGCGGCCAGTGGATCAAGCGGCAGGGAGTCCACGCGCTTTGGACACGCGGCGAGGAGTTGGTCACCGACCGCTATCCCGAACTCGCGGCGATTGCCGATCGCCTGCCCGACGGTTTGGTGCTGGACGGTGAACTGCTTCCCTGGCGGGACAATCGACCCCTTGCCTTCGGCGTGCTTCAAACGCGAATCGGCCGTAAGCATGTCACCAAGTCGGTTCTGAAGACCGCGCCGGTGATCTTTCTGGCGTTCGACCTGTTAGAGTGGGATGGCGAGGACTGGCGGGAACGTCCTTTGGAACAACGTCGCGCGCGGTTGGCTGAGGTGGTCGCGCGAGTTGATCGTGCCGAGCTGTTGAGGCTCTCGCCTCAAGTGGAGGCGTCCAGTTGGGAGGAGTTGGCCCTCCGACGGGCCGAGGCCCGCCAACATGGTGCCGAGGGGCTGATGCTCAAGCGTCGGGGTTCGCCTTATCGGGTAGGACGGGTCAAAGGGGATTGGTGGAAGTGGAAGGTGGATCCACTCACGATTGACGCGGTTTTGGTGGCGGCCCAACGCGGCAGCGGCAAGCGGGCCAGTCTCTACTCCGACCAAACCTTCGCTGTGTGGGACGACCAGGGCCGGCTGGTCCCAATCGCCAAAGCGTATTCCGGTCTCGATGATCACGAACTTAAAGAGGTGGACGCTTGGATTCGCGCGCACGCGCGCGAGTCGTTCGGACCGGTGCGCTCGGTTGAACCAGTCTTGGTGTTCGAGTTGGGGTTTGAGGGGTTGCAGCGCTCCAGCCGGCACAAGTCGGGCGTAGCGACCCGATTCCCCCGCATCCTTCGCTGGCGTAGGGACAAACGGCCCGAACAGGCCGACAACCTGGCGACACTCCTTGCGCTGTTGCCACCAGAACCCGCGTCACCAACCAAAGCCGGGCCGGTTTCCCAAACCCGGGCCCGGGTCGAGAACCAGCCCCGTCCCGCTCTCGCACGGTCCCGGTCCCGAATCGCGCCTCCGGTGGTTCGTCCCCTGTTCAACCTTGACGACCCCGAGCAAGTCGAGGGAACGGAACCACCCCGCTCGTCGTGA
- a CDS encoding cupin domain-containing protein: protein MPRLIRQPSRVEAAGMPPKRIEEYIGRVNSGDETLSLAHMKSPHGWIEPGQRPEFREITLVLRGGLRVETETEVVEVAAGQAIVVEPGEWVRYSTPHPEGAEYVAICMPAFQLELAHRDPESA, encoded by the coding sequence ATGCCTCGCCTTATTCGCCAACCTTCTCGGGTGGAAGCTGCTGGAATGCCGCCCAAGCGGATCGAAGAATACATCGGTCGTGTCAATTCGGGTGATGAGACCCTGAGTCTCGCCCACATGAAAAGTCCTCACGGGTGGATCGAACCGGGCCAACGTCCCGAGTTTCGAGAGATCACCCTGGTTCTGCGCGGTGGGCTGCGAGTTGAAACCGAAACTGAGGTGGTCGAGGTGGCCGCTGGACAGGCGATCGTGGTGGAACCTGGCGAGTGGGTTCGCTATTCCACCCCTCATCCCGAGGGAGCGGAATACGTGGCGATCTGTATGCCTGCCTTCCAGCTGGAGTTGGCACACCGCGATCCTGAGTCTGCGTGA
- the nadA gene encoding quinolinate synthase NadA yields MSSAVTSSRLHVIPLDAQEALEEEILALKAREDATILAHYYQDGTIQELADFTGDSLSLARAASRVSTGTIVFCGVHFMAETAKMLNPDKRVLLPDLLAGCSLADSCPADKLAAYQESLRASGVRFQTVTYINSSAAVKALSDWIVTSGNAVEIIRRVPPDHEILFVPDRHLGSYLEEVTGRDMILWDGSCMVHEVFSVRDLLRLKKKLPQGLVIAHPECPANIREHADFVGGTEAMLRFVRELGPEPRDVMVATEANMLWQLQQTHPHHRYHPVPGITCACNLCPHMARNTLAKVRDCLRDGQPEIAWNPLFEKAREVVERSLLR; encoded by the coding sequence ATGTCGTCGGCCGTCACGTCATCTCGTTTGCATGTGATTCCACTCGACGCCCAGGAAGCGCTCGAGGAGGAAATTCTTGCGCTCAAGGCTCGCGAGGATGCCACAATTCTCGCTCACTACTACCAGGACGGCACGATCCAGGAACTGGCCGACTTCACCGGGGATAGTTTGAGTTTGGCGCGGGCGGCCAGCCGCGTCTCGACCGGCACCATCGTATTCTGCGGGGTTCACTTCATGGCCGAAACAGCCAAGATGCTCAACCCCGACAAGCGGGTGCTACTGCCAGACCTCCTGGCCGGTTGCAGTCTGGCCGACAGTTGCCCAGCCGACAAGTTGGCCGCCTATCAGGAATCGCTGAGAGCCTCCGGAGTACGGTTCCAAACCGTCACCTACATCAACAGCAGCGCCGCGGTCAAAGCTCTGTCCGACTGGATCGTCACCTCGGGCAACGCCGTTGAGATCATTCGCCGCGTCCCGCCTGACCATGAAATCCTGTTTGTTCCCGATCGTCACCTGGGCAGCTACCTCGAGGAAGTCACTGGACGCGACATGATCCTTTGGGACGGGTCGTGCATGGTCCATGAAGTCTTCAGCGTCCGTGACCTGCTCCGCCTCAAGAAGAAACTGCCTCAGGGACTCGTGATCGCGCATCCGGAGTGCCCCGCCAACATTCGAGAACACGCCGACTTCGTCGGTGGAACTGAAGCGATGTTGCGCTTCGTCCGCGAGCTGGGCCCCGAACCCCGCGACGTGATGGTGGCGACCGAGGCGAACATGCTTTGGCAACTGCAACAAACCCACCCCCACCACCGTTACCATCCGGTCCCTGGGATCACCTGCGCGTGCAACCTCTGCCCGCACATGGCTCGAAATACCCTGGCCAAAGTGCGCGACTGCCTCCGCGATGGCCAACCGGAAATCGCCTGGAATCCCCTCTTCGAGAAAGCCCGCGAAGTCGTCGAACGCAGCTTGTTGCGATGA
- a CDS encoding PIN/TRAM domain-containing protein, which produces MLLVVIRALFILIVGGLGARLAQNADVTSPWWVFVLVLVLAVSVVLVDWLIPRKRVQTVSAIFFGVLVGLALGSLLESAIDPLLTSFNLHPPIKESILALLTALVCYSCVSILLQTKDDFRFIIPYVEFSREVKGSRPLVLDTSVIIDGRIADVAETRILDQPLVIPRFVLQELQGIADSSEKLRRNRGRRGLDILSKIQKMPWVEVTIHEGELPALSGVREVDQRLVILAKHLGGKVVTNDYNLNKIAKLQGVEVINLNDLANALKPVVLPGEHLSVKIIKRGEEPGQGVGYLDDGTMVVVEQGANRLNETIRLLVTSVLQTSAGRMIFGRIEAAPTPSAPQSSASK; this is translated from the coding sequence ATGTTGTTGGTTGTCATTCGCGCCCTTTTCATCCTGATCGTTGGTGGTTTGGGCGCGCGGCTGGCGCAAAACGCCGACGTGACCTCCCCGTGGTGGGTTTTCGTTTTGGTTCTCGTCTTGGCTGTGTCGGTGGTGTTGGTCGATTGGTTGATTCCTCGCAAACGGGTTCAGACCGTCTCGGCCATTTTCTTCGGCGTCCTCGTCGGTCTGGCCCTCGGCAGCCTGTTGGAATCGGCCATCGACCCCCTCTTGACCTCCTTCAACCTCCACCCGCCCATCAAAGAATCGATCCTCGCCTTGCTCACCGCGTTGGTCTGCTACTCCTGCGTCAGCATCCTGCTCCAGACCAAAGATGATTTTCGATTCATTATTCCATATGTTGAATTCTCACGCGAAGTTAAGGGGTCGCGTCCTTTGGTGCTGGACACTTCGGTGATTATCGATGGACGGATCGCCGACGTGGCCGAGACGCGGATTTTGGACCAGCCCCTGGTGATACCGCGGTTCGTTCTTCAAGAGTTGCAGGGCATCGCCGATTCCTCAGAGAAGCTGAGGCGCAACCGGGGCCGGCGTGGTCTGGACATCCTCAGCAAGATTCAGAAGATGCCCTGGGTGGAGGTGACGATTCACGAGGGGGAATTGCCTGCGTTGTCCGGGGTACGCGAAGTCGATCAACGCTTAGTGATTTTGGCCAAGCATTTGGGCGGCAAGGTTGTCACCAACGACTACAACCTGAACAAGATCGCTAAACTTCAAGGCGTCGAGGTCATCAACCTCAACGACTTGGCCAACGCGCTCAAACCCGTGGTGCTTCCGGGCGAACATCTCTCGGTCAAGATCATCAAGCGGGGCGAGGAACCAGGGCAGGGGGTCGGCTACTTGGACGACGGCACGATGGTGGTGGTTGAACAAGGGGCCAATCGGCTCAACGAGACCATCCGGCTGCTGGTGACCAGCGTGCTTCAAACTAGCGCTGGACGAATGATCTTTGGTCGAATCGAAGCGGCCCCTACGCCCTCCGCGCCCCAGTCGTCCGCGTCGAAATGA
- a CDS encoding HIT family protein produces the protein MDQLWAPWRVSYILGEDRPPAPEPTRRSIAHPDCFLCRGLAEDPGRDRVNGLVWRRSHSMVWLNRYPYNNGHLLIAPIRHQGDLTELDGEDLYQPLETLKIMVGILREMLRPQGFNIGLNLGKAAGAGLPGHLHWHVVPRWDGDTNFMPVLAGAKVIVESLESFYDRLIEALGPRRTVQAAEDGVPPESPPSPPQK, from the coding sequence ATGGATCAACTTTGGGCCCCCTGGCGCGTGAGCTACATTCTGGGCGAGGATCGTCCACCGGCTCCCGAACCCACTCGTCGTTCTATTGCACACCCCGATTGTTTCCTTTGCCGAGGACTGGCCGAGGATCCCGGCCGCGACCGCGTCAATGGTCTGGTCTGGCGGCGGTCACACTCGATGGTGTGGCTCAATCGCTACCCTTACAACAATGGTCACCTGCTCATCGCGCCGATCCGTCATCAAGGCGATTTAACGGAACTGGACGGTGAGGACCTCTATCAACCTTTGGAAACCTTGAAGATCATGGTGGGGATCCTCCGGGAAATGCTCCGCCCCCAGGGCTTCAACATTGGCCTCAACCTCGGCAAGGCGGCAGGGGCGGGGTTGCCCGGCCACCTTCACTGGCATGTGGTTCCCCGCTGGGACGGCGACACCAACTTCATGCCGGTGTTAGCCGGAGCCAAGGTGATCGTGGAAAGTTTGGAGTCGTTCTACGATCGCCTCATCGAGGCGCTCGGACCGAGACGAACGGTTCAGGCCGCCGAAGATGGCGTTCCTCCCGAATCCCCGCCCTCCCCTCCCCAAAAATGA
- the fusA gene encoding elongation factor G, producing MENLNHVRNIGISAHIDSGKTTLTERILFYSGKIHVIREVRGEGAVMDHMELEKERGITITSAATTVAWEDRLEGVQKKINIIDTPGHVDFTVEVERSLRVLDGAVLVLCAVAGVQSQSITVDRQMKRYNVPRLAFINKMDRTGANPASVIQQLEEKLGLQPVPLQLPIGAESNFEGVLDLINREAIYFDGPKGETVRREPVPAEYKDQVERARQGMLETLSLVSDPIMELLLEESEVPLDLIHKTIREATIANQICPVLMGSAYKNKGVQPLLDAVCAYLPSPLDRQVKAFDNNIGQDVMLEANAEKPLVAMAFKLVEEAFGQVTYTRIYQGTLRKGEFYYNSRLKKKQRVSRILRVHSDQKEDIDMAEAGDIVAVMGFECATGDTYCAEGLNLSLESIYAAEPVIDLSIAPVKRADQDKLSKALNRFMREDPTFRVHVDPETSETIISGMGELHLEIYVERIRREYKVECVVGQPKVSYREYPTKEVAYDYKHKKQTGGSGQYGHVKGTLIPLPPDSPETFIFENRITGGRIPSEYIPSVEKGFRRALEKGPLGGYEVIGVKMVLEDGSYHDVDSSDMAFQITGYDAFREAFRKADPALLEPIMKVEVECPIEFQGPVTGSISAKRGVILGTDTRSGFCVITCEVPLSEMFGYSNDLRSMTQGKGGFSMEFLKYQKMPARLQEEVLKKVREEANQTVKV from the coding sequence ATGGAAAATCTCAATCACGTTCGCAACATCGGCATTTCGGCTCACATCGACTCGGGAAAGACGACCCTCACGGAGCGGATTCTGTTCTATTCCGGCAAGATCCACGTGATCCGCGAGGTCCGTGGCGAAGGGGCCGTGATGGACCACATGGAACTGGAGAAGGAACGAGGGATCACGATCACCTCGGCAGCCACCACGGTCGCCTGGGAGGATCGGTTGGAAGGGGTCCAAAAGAAGATCAACATCATCGACACCCCCGGCCACGTGGACTTTACGGTGGAGGTCGAACGATCGCTGCGAGTGCTTGACGGTGCGGTCCTGGTGCTTTGCGCCGTGGCTGGGGTGCAGTCGCAATCGATCACGGTGGACCGTCAGATGAAGCGGTACAACGTGCCCCGACTGGCCTTCATCAACAAGATGGACCGCACCGGAGCCAACCCGGCTAGCGTAATTCAACAACTTGAAGAGAAGCTTGGTCTTCAGCCGGTGCCGCTCCAACTACCGATCGGGGCCGAATCCAACTTCGAGGGCGTCCTCGACCTGATCAACCGCGAAGCGATCTACTTCGATGGTCCCAAGGGTGAAACCGTTCGGCGTGAGCCAGTGCCTGCGGAGTACAAAGACCAAGTCGAACGGGCCCGTCAAGGGATGTTGGAAACCCTCTCATTGGTTTCCGACCCGATCATGGAACTGCTGCTCGAAGAGTCGGAAGTTCCCCTCGACCTGATCCACAAGACCATCCGCGAGGCAACGATCGCCAACCAAATCTGCCCAGTCCTGATGGGGTCGGCCTACAAGAACAAAGGAGTCCAGCCCCTGCTGGACGCGGTGTGCGCTTATCTGCCCAGCCCACTCGACCGCCAGGTCAAGGCGTTCGACAACAACATCGGCCAGGATGTCATGCTGGAGGCCAACGCCGAGAAGCCACTCGTGGCGATGGCCTTCAAGCTGGTCGAGGAGGCGTTTGGTCAGGTGACTTACACCCGAATCTACCAGGGCACCCTCCGCAAAGGCGAGTTCTACTACAACTCGCGTCTGAAGAAGAAGCAGCGCGTGAGCCGCATCCTCCGGGTCCACTCCGACCAGAAGGAGGACATCGATATGGCCGAAGCCGGCGACATCGTAGCGGTCATGGGCTTCGAGTGCGCTACGGGGGATACGTATTGCGCCGAGGGTCTGAATCTGTCGCTTGAGAGTATCTACGCCGCCGAGCCGGTGATCGACCTGTCGATCGCCCCTGTCAAGCGGGCCGATCAGGACAAACTCTCCAAGGCCCTCAACCGCTTCATGCGCGAGGATCCGACCTTCCGGGTCCATGTCGATCCCGAGACCTCCGAGACGATCATCTCGGGCATGGGCGAACTCCACCTGGAGATTTACGTCGAGCGGATCCGCCGCGAGTATAAAGTCGAATGCGTAGTAGGTCAGCCTAAGGTGAGCTACCGCGAGTATCCCACCAAGGAAGTGGCCTACGACTACAAGCATAAGAAGCAAACCGGTGGCTCGGGACAATATGGACACGTCAAGGGCACCCTTATCCCCCTGCCGCCCGACTCGCCGGAGACCTTCATTTTTGAAAACCGGATCACCGGCGGTCGGATTCCGAGCGAGTACATTCCCTCGGTCGAGAAGGGGTTCCGTCGCGCCCTCGAGAAAGGCCCGCTGGGCGGCTACGAGGTCATTGGCGTCAAGATGGTTCTGGAGGATGGCAGCTACCACGACGTGGACTCCTCCGACATGGCGTTCCAAATCACCGGCTACGACGCCTTCCGTGAGGCCTTTCGCAAGGCCGACCCCGCGTTGCTCGAACCGATCATGAAGGTCGAGGTCGAATGCCCGATCGAATTCCAGGGCCCAGTCACTGGCTCGATCTCTGCCAAGCGCGGTGTCATCCTCGGCACCGACACCCGTTCGGGCTTCTGTGTGATCACCTGTGAAGTGCCACTCTCGGAAATGTTCGGCTACTCCAACGACCTGCGGAGCATGACCCAGGGCAAGGGCGGTTTCAGTATGGAATTCCTCAAGTATCAGAAGATGCCGGCCCGTCTTCAGGAGGAGGTGCTCAAGAAGGTCCGCGAGGAAGCCAATCAGACCGTCAAGGTTTGA
- the argC gene encoding N-acetyl-gamma-glutamyl-phosphate reductase yields the protein MIDVAIVGATGYTALELARMILNHPQARLTLATSRQEDRPRLDTVHPSLARRTTLSCEPYDPDRVAELAQVAFLGLPHTASLEAVPDLRRRGVRVIDLSADYRLKCAETYHDWYGHVHTDPAGLAEAVYGLPELFRERIPTANLIANPGCYTSTAILALAPLVAEDKIDRRSIIIDAKSGVSGAGRTPKLTTHFPECNESLAAYNVGRHRHTPEIDQILSEVGCSRRNEPVEVIFTPHLVPMDRGILATIYAQPLASESEADLMDLYRSFYRHCPCVRVTSGLPATKDSAHTNWFDVTVRIVRGRIVVLAALDNLIKGAAGVAIQNFNLMHHLPETTGIPL from the coding sequence ATGATTGATGTGGCGATCGTAGGAGCCACTGGGTACACGGCGTTGGAACTGGCGCGGATGATCTTGAATCATCCTCAAGCCCGTCTCACCCTGGCGACCTCGCGTCAAGAGGACCGCCCCCGTCTGGACACGGTTCATCCCTCGCTGGCGCGTCGAACCACCTTGAGTTGCGAACCTTACGACCCCGACCGGGTGGCGGAACTGGCACAGGTCGCGTTTTTGGGGCTGCCTCACACCGCCAGCCTGGAGGCGGTTCCTGACCTGAGACGCCGAGGCGTGCGGGTCATTGACCTGTCGGCTGACTATCGGCTCAAATGCGCAGAAACCTACCATGATTGGTATGGTCATGTCCACACCGATCCCGCCGGGTTGGCCGAAGCGGTTTACGGCCTGCCGGAGTTGTTCCGGGAGCGCATTCCCACCGCTAACCTGATCGCCAACCCCGGCTGCTACACCTCCACCGCGATCCTCGCGCTGGCTCCCTTGGTCGCGGAGGACAAGATCGACCGCCGTTCAATCATCATCGACGCCAAAAGCGGGGTCTCTGGCGCGGGACGCACCCCCAAGCTGACCACCCATTTTCCCGAATGCAACGAGAGCCTGGCCGCCTACAACGTGGGACGGCATCGCCACACCCCCGAAATCGACCAGATCTTGAGCGAAGTCGGTTGTTCCCGCCGTAACGAGCCGGTGGAGGTCATCTTCACCCCTCATCTGGTGCCGATGGATCGGGGCATTCTGGCAACCATTTATGCCCAACCCCTGGCCTCGGAATCCGAAGCTGATTTGATGGACCTCTATCGGTCCTTCTATCGCCATTGTCCCTGCGTGCGGGTCACGTCCGGTTTACCCGCCACCAAAGATTCAGCCCACACCAACTGGTTCGACGTCACGGTGCGGATCGTGCGGGGACGCATCGTTGTCCTCGCGGCGCTCGACAACCTCATCAAAGGAGCCGCCGGGGTGGCGATCCAAAACTTCAACCTGATGCACCACCTGCCCGAAACAACCGGCATCCCGTTGTGA
- a CDS encoding alpha/beta hydrolase family protein — MTTALTFLNAADEAEAQPAGVNYDESKVPAYTLPDPLAPGGGPRVQSADEWRERGRPATLDLFKRFMFGVIPEGQVITRADLISDHEVFDGKGRRREYTLTLTGPTGRSIAVDILVYTPVDPKRADRSWPAFLGLNFKGNHAVDPDPRIKLCSSWLRPDGDNVVNNRATEKGRGSERSRWPIQTILGRGYAVVTACYHDIDPDYDDGFENGAHALFAEGRGRPRDPSAWGSIAAWAWGLSRIRDHLQTVPEIDPSRVAVMGHSRLGKTALWAGALDERFALVISNESGCGGAALSRRRFGETLERINTAAPHWFCSAFHTFNGKEDALPFDQHQLIALAAPRPVLVCSASEDLWADPKGEFLSALNADPVYRLLGFVGMEAREMPGIGEPILSRVGYHIRAGKHDTTDVDWAVFLDFADRHLTATIRPD, encoded by the coding sequence ATGACCACCGCCTTGACGTTCCTCAATGCCGCCGACGAGGCTGAGGCTCAGCCCGCCGGGGTCAACTACGACGAATCCAAGGTGCCCGCCTACACTCTGCCCGATCCTTTGGCCCCCGGCGGCGGTCCCCGGGTTCAATCCGCTGACGAATGGCGCGAACGGGGACGACCCGCCACCCTCGACCTCTTCAAACGGTTCATGTTCGGCGTGATTCCCGAAGGCCAGGTCATCACACGAGCCGACTTGATCTCCGATCATGAGGTTTTCGACGGCAAGGGCCGGCGACGCGAATACACCCTGACACTGACCGGCCCGACCGGTCGTTCAATCGCCGTGGATATTCTGGTTTACACGCCGGTCGATCCGAAGCGGGCCGATCGCTCCTGGCCCGCCTTCCTGGGTTTGAATTTCAAAGGAAACCACGCGGTCGATCCCGACCCCCGCATCAAGCTCTGCAGCTCCTGGTTGCGCCCCGACGGAGACAACGTGGTGAACAACCGGGCCACGGAGAAGGGACGCGGAAGCGAACGCTCGCGGTGGCCGATCCAGACGATCCTGGGACGCGGCTACGCCGTGGTCACCGCCTGTTATCACGACATCGACCCGGATTACGACGACGGCTTTGAAAATGGTGCTCATGCCCTGTTCGCAGAGGGACGGGGACGACCCCGCGACCCGTCAGCCTGGGGCAGCATCGCCGCCTGGGCCTGGGGCCTGAGCCGAATTCGAGACCACCTCCAAACCGTTCCCGAAATCGACCCCTCCCGCGTGGCCGTCATGGGCCATTCGCGCCTGGGCAAAACCGCATTATGGGCCGGAGCGCTCGACGAACGCTTCGCCCTGGTGATCTCCAACGAATCAGGCTGTGGAGGCGCGGCGCTGAGCCGTCGGCGTTTCGGTGAGACGCTTGAACGCATCAACACTGCTGCCCCTCATTGGTTTTGCAGCGCCTTTCATACGTTCAATGGCAAGGAAGACGCATTGCCGTTCGATCAACATCAATTGATCGCGTTGGCGGCCCCGCGTCCCGTGCTGGTCTGCTCGGCCTCGGAAGACCTCTGGGCCGATCCTAAAGGGGAATTCCTGTCGGCTTTGAACGCCGATCCGGTTTATCGTCTGTTGGGGTTCGTGGGGATGGAGGCCCGGGAGATGCCGGGGATCGGCGAGCCCATCCTCTCCCGAGTTGGTTATCATATTCGAGCCGGCAAACATGATACCACCGACGTGGATTGGGCCGTCTTCCTTGACTTCGCCGATCGCCACCTGACCGCGACCATCCGACCTGATTGA